The Paenibacillus sp. G2S3 region AGATTTGGAAGCATTGGCCGAGAAACGCTGAATAAAGGCTTGCAGTTCCTTGATCTTGTCTTCCTTCTTCTTGTTCGAATCACGCTGCAAAGCTTGAGCAAGCTGACTGGACTCGTACCAGAAGTCGTAGTTACCAACGTACATCTGGATTTTGCCAAAATCAATATCCGCAATATGCGTACATACTTTGTTCAAGAAGTGACGGTCATGGGATACGACGATAACAGTACCTTCATAATCCATAAGGAAGTTCTCTAACCAGCCAATCGATTCTAGATCCAAGTGGTTGGTAGGCTCATCGAGCAGGAGGTTATTTGGACGGCCAAACAAGGCTTGTGCCAAGAGTACCCGTACCTTCTCATTGCCGCTCAGTTCGGCCATTTTCTTATCATGCAGTTCACGCATAATGCCAAGACCGATCAGCATAGCAGCCGCATCCGGCTCTGCATCCCAGCCATTAAGTTCGGCAAATTCGCCTTCTAGCTCACCGGCACGTAGACCATCTGCTTCTGTAAAATCAGACTTCGCATAAAGCGCGTCCTTTTCTTTCATGATTTCATAAAGACGAGTATGACCCATGATTACTGTTTCAAGCACTGGGTATTCATCATACTCGAAATGGTTCTGCTTCAGAACTGCAAGGCGTTCACCTGGTGTTATATGAACATCACCCGTGTTCGCTTCAATCTCCCCGGACAGAATTTTCAGAAAGGTTGATTTACCAGCACCATTGGCACCAATCAAACCATAGCAGTTACCAGGGGTGAATTTTATGTTTACATCTTCGAAGAGAGCGCGTTTTCCGTAGCGGAGTGTTACGCCGCTTGTGCTAATCATTACGCATTACCATCCTTTTCACTTTAGGGTTTCGGCTCATTATAGCATAAAATCAGTGCAAAAATCCCGTGAAATAGGCATTTAAGCTGATCTCTCTCCTACGAAAGTTATTCCAACTGTTTTACGGTGACAACTTTTAAGGAGGAATTTTTTCAATTATTCCCCAGATGTGC contains the following coding sequences:
- a CDS encoding ATP-binding cassette domain-containing protein, whose protein sequence is MISTSGVTLRYGKRALFEDVNIKFTPGNCYGLIGANGAGKSTFLKILSGEIEANTGDVHITPGERLAVLKQNHFEYDEYPVLETVIMGHTRLYEIMKEKDALYAKSDFTEADGLRAGELEGEFAELNGWDAEPDAAAMLIGLGIMRELHDKKMAELSGNEKVRVLLAQALFGRPNNLLLDEPTNHLDLESIGWLENFLMDYEGTVIVVSHDRHFLNKVCTHIADIDFGKIQMYVGNYDFWYESSQLAQALQRDSNKKKEDKIKELQAFIQRFSANASKSKQATSRKKQLEKITLDDIRPSNRKYPFLNFKPEREAGKQLLTISGLTKSVEGEKVLDEISFVVNKGDKIAFVGPYSQPKSLLFDVIMGEQEADAGEYAWGVTTTQAYFPKDNSSYFDGVDMNLVEWLRQYSKDQDETFLRGFLGRMLFAGEEALKKASVLSGGEKVRCMLAKMMLNGANVLVFDEPTNHLDLESITALNNGLIDFDGTILFTSHDHQFIQTIANRIIEITPTGVIDRTMTYDEYLENPEIKEMRQRMYPVEV